One window of Sinorhizobium fredii NGR234 genomic DNA carries:
- a CDS encoding cephalosporin hydroxylase family protein — protein MDPIEQFRSERAATVDGYGRDGEFQALSDQWREASMAKRYVYNFDWLGRPIIQYPQDIVAMQELIWSTRPDLVIETGIAHGGSLILSASLLAMLDMCDAIEAGVSLDPSQSKRKVIGIDIDIRAHNRAAIESHPMASRIQMFQGSAIDPEIVAQVREASAGYKRVMVCLDSMHTHAHVLAELKAYAPLVTPGCYCVVFDTLVEDLPAGFFEDRPWDVGDNPKTAVHSYLQSHPEFEIDTSVHNKLMVTVAPDGFLKRL, from the coding sequence ATGGACCCTATCGAACAATTCCGCTCCGAACGGGCAGCCACGGTCGACGGTTACGGCCGCGACGGTGAATTCCAGGCACTTTCCGATCAGTGGCGCGAGGCCTCGATGGCGAAGCGCTACGTCTATAATTTCGACTGGCTCGGCCGCCCGATCATCCAGTATCCGCAGGATATCGTGGCGATGCAGGAATTGATCTGGTCGACCCGACCGGATCTGGTCATCGAGACCGGTATCGCCCATGGCGGCTCGCTGATCCTCAGCGCCTCGCTGCTCGCCATGCTCGACATGTGCGACGCGATCGAGGCTGGCGTTTCGCTCGATCCGAGCCAATCGAAGCGCAAGGTGATCGGCATCGACATCGACATTCGCGCCCACAATCGCGCAGCGATCGAAAGCCACCCGATGGCAAGCCGGATCCAGATGTTCCAGGGCTCGGCCATCGATCCCGAGATCGTCGCGCAGGTCCGCGAGGCGTCGGCAGGCTACAAGCGCGTCATGGTCTGCCTCGATTCCATGCATACCCACGCGCATGTGCTTGCCGAGCTCAAGGCCTATGCGCCCTTGGTGACGCCCGGCTGCTACTGCGTCGTGTTCGATACGTTGGTCGAGGATTTGCCGGCCGGCTTCTTCGAGGATCGCCCCTGGGACGTCGGCGACAATCCGAAGACTGCGGTGCACAGCTATCTGCAATCCCATCCGGAATTCGAGATCGACACGTCGGTTCACAACAAGCTGATGGTCACGGTTGCCCCGGACGGGTTCCTGAAGAGGCTGTGA
- a CDS encoding NAD-dependent epimerase/dehydratase family protein — MFTVLGGSGFIGRNLVRRLRETGHVVNVPARADLPLAGRDLGHVIYAIGLTADFRTRPIDTVEAHVTLAADILRRNAFSSLLYLSSTRVYANGTDTRETAQLSASPLNPSDLYNLSKLTGEAICLASGRENVRVARLSNVVGPDEAQADTFVGALCREAKAGHIQLQTTLTSAKDYIWIDDATDLLLRIAEQGRHSVYNVASGRQTSHANWCRAIQSRTGCTVAVNDRAPTVSLAPISIDRVQDEFAFSAAPVLERISEILGVSGSGSDLDPRPST; from the coding sequence ATGTTCACGGTTCTCGGCGGCTCCGGCTTCATCGGGCGCAATCTAGTCCGCCGGTTGCGCGAAACCGGCCATGTCGTCAATGTTCCCGCCCGTGCCGACCTGCCGCTTGCCGGCCGAGACCTCGGCCATGTGATCTACGCCATCGGCCTGACCGCCGATTTCCGCACTCGGCCCATCGACACGGTCGAGGCCCACGTCACTCTCGCGGCGGACATTCTGAGACGGAACGCGTTTTCTTCCTTACTCTATCTTTCCTCGACGCGGGTCTATGCAAACGGCACGGACACGCGCGAGACAGCCCAGCTGTCGGCGTCGCCCCTCAACCCCTCCGACCTCTACAATCTTTCCAAGCTGACGGGGGAGGCGATCTGCCTCGCCTCCGGGCGCGAAAACGTACGGGTGGCCCGGTTGTCGAATGTCGTGGGCCCGGATGAAGCACAGGCGGATACGTTCGTCGGGGCGTTGTGCCGGGAAGCGAAGGCGGGGCACATCCAGCTTCAGACGACGCTTACGTCGGCCAAGGACTATATCTGGATCGACGATGCCACCGATCTCTTGCTGAGGATCGCTGAGCAGGGGCGACACTCGGTCTACAACGTAGCAAGCGGCAGGCAGACGAGCCACGCGAACTGGTGCAGGGCCATCCAATCCCGGACGGGATGCACTGTCGCCGTGAACGACAGGGCGCCGACCGTTTCCCTGGCGCCGATTTCCATCGACCGGGTGCAAGACGAGTTCGCTTTTTCAGCCGCACCTGTGCTAGAGCGCATCTCTGAAATTCTGGGCGTGAGCGGATCGGGGTCTGATCTCGATCCGCGGCCTTCCACTTGA
- a CDS encoding acyltransferase: MIDVHPTARISPLADIEDSVRGTRIVVGEASVIDSFVKIKPAGGSGDLTIGRFCYVNSGCVFYTGNGIRIADDVLIAANCTFAPVNHAFKDKGRLIREQGFEPSRGGIVVEEDVWVGANSVILDGAILRKGCVIAAGSIVRGEVEAYTICGGNPLRRLGERS; this comes from the coding sequence ATGATCGACGTGCATCCGACGGCGAGGATCAGCCCGCTCGCAGACATCGAGGATTCCGTGCGCGGGACCCGGATCGTCGTCGGCGAAGCCTCGGTCATCGACAGCTTCGTCAAGATCAAGCCGGCCGGCGGCTCGGGTGACCTGACGATCGGCCGATTCTGTTATGTCAACAGTGGCTGCGTCTTCTACACGGGCAACGGCATTCGCATCGCCGACGACGTGCTGATCGCCGCCAATTGCACCTTTGCGCCGGTCAACCACGCCTTCAAGGACAAGGGTCGTCTGATCCGCGAGCAGGGCTTCGAGCCGAGCCGCGGCGGTATCGTCGTCGAGGAGGATGTCTGGGTCGGGGCGAATTCGGTGATCCTCGACGGTGCCATCCTCCGAAAAGGCTGCGTCATTGCCGCCGGCTCGATCGTGCGCGGCGAGGTCGAGGCCTACACGATCTGCGGCGGCAATCCGCTGCGGCGGCTCGGCGAGAGGTCGTGA
- the rfbC gene encoding dTDP-4-dehydrorhamnose 3,5-epimerase gives MPRFNRLPTPLAGLVVIERKRAGDERGFFSRFFCRDELRDFGGDGSIAQINHTLTRIKGAIRGMHFQRPPHDETKFVSCLSGAVFDVAVDIRPDSPTYLQWHGEILSAENARSMMIPGGFAHGFQTLAEECELIYLHDKPYAPGAEGGLNPLDPRLGIKWPLEVTQMSERDRAFGLL, from the coding sequence ATGCCGCGCTTCAATCGCCTCCCCACGCCTCTTGCCGGTCTGGTCGTCATCGAGCGCAAGCGGGCGGGCGACGAGCGCGGCTTCTTCTCGCGCTTCTTCTGCCGCGACGAGTTGCGCGATTTCGGCGGCGATGGCTCGATTGCGCAGATCAACCACACCTTGACCCGCATCAAGGGCGCGATCCGCGGCATGCATTTCCAGCGACCGCCGCATGATGAAACAAAGTTCGTCTCGTGCCTTTCGGGCGCCGTTTTCGACGTAGCCGTGGACATCAGGCCGGACTCGCCCACCTATCTCCAGTGGCACGGCGAAATCCTCAGCGCCGAAAACGCCCGCTCTATGATGATCCCCGGCGGCTTCGCGCACGGCTTCCAGACGCTGGCGGAGGAATGCGAACTTATCTACCTACACGACAAACCTTACGCGCCGGGCGCGGAAGGCGGGCTCAACCCGCTCGATCCCCGCCTCGGCATCAAATGGCCGCTCGAGGTGACCCAGATGTCCGAGCGCGACCGGGCCTTTGGCCTGCTCTAA
- a CDS encoding ABC transporter ATP-binding protein gives MTVAVSVENLSVVFDDFRALDTASVEVEAGESFGLVGESGSGKSTLLRAIAGLAPVSDGAIRVEGRELHGTRRDKAFYRAVQMVFQDPYGSLHPRQTIDRQLMEPLAIHGIGDGERRILKALDEVGLGSGFRFRYPHQLSGGQRQRVAIARALILEPSILLLDEPTSALDASVQAEVLNLLEQVRRDRKLTFLMVSHDLGVVTHMCDRLAVMQAGRVVERLSSADLVAGRIGEDYTRNLMVASKGFRRKTA, from the coding sequence ATGACGGTGGCCGTTTCCGTTGAAAACCTCAGCGTCGTCTTTGATGATTTCCGGGCGCTCGATACCGCCAGCGTAGAAGTCGAGGCCGGCGAATCCTTCGGTCTCGTCGGTGAATCCGGATCTGGAAAGTCGACGCTGCTCCGGGCGATCGCCGGGCTTGCCCCGGTCAGCGATGGCGCGATCCGGGTCGAAGGGCGGGAGCTCCACGGCACGCGCCGCGACAAGGCGTTCTATCGCGCCGTCCAGATGGTGTTTCAGGACCCTTATGGCTCGCTGCATCCGCGCCAGACCATCGACCGGCAGCTGATGGAGCCGCTGGCGATCCACGGCATCGGCGACGGCGAACGCCGCATCCTGAAGGCGCTCGACGAGGTGGGACTCGGCTCCGGTTTCCGCTTCCGGTATCCGCACCAGCTTTCCGGCGGCCAGCGCCAGCGTGTCGCGATTGCCCGGGCGCTGATCCTCGAACCGTCGATCCTGCTGCTCGACGAGCCGACCTCGGCTCTCGATGCCTCGGTGCAGGCGGAAGTGCTGAACCTCCTCGAACAGGTCCGCCGCGACCGCAAGCTGACCTTCCTCATGGTCAGCCATGACCTCGGCGTCGTTACCCATATGTGCGACCGCCTGGCGGTGATGCAGGCGGGACGCGTGGTCGAGCGGTTGTCGTCGGCCGACCTCGTCGCGGGCCGTATCGGCGAGGACTATACGCGCAACCTGATGGTGGCGAGCAAGGGGTTTCGGCGAAAGACGGCGTAA
- a CDS encoding ABC transporter ATP-binding protein, which produces MSALLTVEDLRVSFPTRTGVVEAVRGVSFTLGRERLGIVGESGSGKSQTGRAIMGLTPPHAQVTAKRLAFDGIDLLSAPPKLRRDLRGNRIAMILQDPKYSLNPVMSIGKQIVETLWRHEKVGRSEARKRALDMLAAVQIRDPARVFDLYPHEVSGGMGQRAMIAMMLVAGPELLIADEPTSALDVTVQLEVLSILDRLVAERGMGLIFVSHDLRLVSSFCDRVLVMYAGRIVEEIAASDLANARHPYTQGLLNCMPVIGADRHPLPVLDRKPEWAL; this is translated from the coding sequence ATGAGCGCTCTGTTGACGGTCGAAGATCTGCGCGTCAGCTTCCCGACCCGAACCGGTGTCGTCGAGGCGGTGCGCGGCGTCTCCTTCACCCTCGGGCGCGAACGCCTCGGCATCGTCGGCGAGAGCGGCTCCGGCAAATCGCAGACGGGCAGGGCGATCATGGGTCTGACGCCGCCCCATGCGCAAGTGACCGCGAAGCGGCTCGCCTTCGACGGGATCGACCTCCTCTCGGCGCCGCCGAAGCTTCGACGCGATCTTCGCGGCAACCGCATAGCCATGATCCTGCAGGATCCGAAATACTCGCTGAACCCGGTGATGAGCATCGGCAAGCAGATCGTCGAGACCTTGTGGCGCCATGAGAAGGTCGGCCGTTCGGAGGCCCGCAAGCGGGCGCTCGACATGCTGGCGGCCGTGCAGATCCGCGATCCGGCCCGCGTCTTCGATCTCTACCCGCACGAGGTCTCTGGCGGCATGGGCCAGCGGGCGATGATCGCCATGATGCTGGTCGCCGGCCCGGAGCTCTTGATCGCCGACGAGCCGACCTCGGCCCTCGACGTGACCGTGCAGCTCGAGGTGCTGTCGATCCTCGACAGGCTGGTTGCAGAGCGCGGCATGGGGCTGATCTTCGTCTCGCACGATCTGCGGCTCGTCTCGTCCTTCTGCGATCGGGTGCTCGTCATGTATGCCGGCAGGATCGTCGAGGAAATCGCCGCTTCGGACCTCGCCAATGCCAGGCATCCTTATACCCAGGGGCTTTTGAACTGCATGCCGGTGATCGGCGCCGACCGCCATCCCTTGCCGGTCCTCGACCGCAAGCCGGAGTGGGCGCTATGA
- a CDS encoding ABC transporter permease: MSLATETRSMTRREWLLSDRPQSRLQARLGRAYMTWRRFSANRLAVVGLLILLGLCFVAAFADLLAPHSPVIGNLAGARLLPPGSEGYLLGTDDQGRDILSRLIHGSRLTLAVVVLVAIIAAPVGLIVGAVAGYAGGWLDAVLMRITDIFLAFPKLVLALAFVAALGPGIENAVIAIAITSWPPYARIARAETLTVRNSDYIAAVRLMGASPARIVFRHVVPMCMSSLIVRVTLDMAGIILTAAGLGFLGLGAQPPLPEWGAMIASGRRFILDQWWVATMPGIAILIVSLGFNLLGDGLRDALDPRESGQ, from the coding sequence ATGAGCCTTGCCACGGAAACTCGCTCGATGACGCGTCGCGAATGGCTGCTCTCCGACCGGCCGCAATCGCGGCTGCAGGCGCGCCTCGGCCGCGCCTACATGACCTGGCGCCGCTTTTCGGCGAACCGCCTCGCGGTGGTCGGCCTGCTTATTCTCCTGGGCCTATGCTTCGTCGCCGCATTTGCCGATCTGCTCGCGCCGCATTCGCCTGTCATCGGCAATCTCGCCGGGGCGCGGCTCCTGCCGCCGGGCAGCGAGGGATACCTGCTCGGCACGGACGACCAGGGCAGGGACATCCTGTCGCGGCTCATCCACGGCTCGCGGCTGACGCTCGCCGTCGTCGTCCTCGTCGCCATCATCGCGGCGCCGGTGGGGCTGATCGTCGGCGCGGTCGCCGGCTATGCGGGCGGCTGGCTCGATGCGGTCCTGATGCGCATCACCGATATCTTCCTCGCCTTCCCGAAGCTCGTGCTGGCGCTTGCCTTCGTCGCGGCGCTTGGTCCCGGTATAGAAAACGCCGTCATCGCCATTGCGATCACCTCTTGGCCGCCCTATGCGCGGATTGCCCGCGCCGAGACGCTGACGGTGCGCAATTCCGACTATATCGCCGCCGTGCGCCTGATGGGCGCGTCGCCGGCGCGCATCGTCTTCCGCCACGTCGTGCCGATGTGCATGTCGTCGCTGATCGTGCGCGTGACCCTCGACATGGCCGGCATCATCCTGACGGCGGCGGGCCTCGGCTTCCTCGGCCTCGGGGCGCAGCCGCCGCTTCCCGAATGGGGTGCGATGATCGCCTCCGGCCGCCGCTTCATCCTCGATCAATGGTGGGTCGCGACCATGCCCGGCATCGCCATCCTGATCGTCAGCCTCGGCTTCAACCTGCTCGGCGACGGCCTGCGCGATGCGCTCGATCCGCGGGAGAGCGGCCAATGA
- a CDS encoding ABC transporter permease: MSGRRRARSRKAVAAVLQFLVVVATTYLGLLAVTFFIGRVIPIDPVLAVLGDRAPQHVVERTREAMGLNLPLYQQFFIYCQQALSGDFGTSVLTTNPVMTDIRRVFPATIELATLGTLIGALIGVPLGVLAAVKRGSIADQIVRVIGLVGYSVPIFWLALLALLVFYARLKWVAYPGRIDVVYEYTFSPITGFYLVDALWQRQWDVFRDVFRHIILPASLLGYFSLAYISRMTRSFMLNELQQEYIVAARAKGLSEARIIWGHALRNAAVPLVTVIALSYAGLLEGSVLTETVFAWPGLGLYITNSLQNADMNAVLGGTIIIGSVFIGINLLSDLLYRTLDPRTRAR, from the coding sequence ATGAGCGGGCGCCGACGCGCCCGTTCCCGCAAGGCCGTTGCCGCGGTGCTGCAGTTTCTCGTCGTCGTGGCGACCACCTATCTCGGTCTTCTTGCCGTCACCTTCTTCATCGGCCGCGTGATCCCGATCGATCCGGTGCTTGCCGTGCTCGGCGACCGGGCGCCGCAGCACGTCGTCGAGCGGACGCGCGAGGCAATGGGGCTCAACCTGCCCCTCTACCAGCAATTTTTCATCTATTGCCAACAGGCGCTTTCCGGCGATTTCGGGACCTCCGTCCTGACGACCAATCCGGTGATGACCGACATCCGCCGCGTTTTTCCGGCGACGATCGAGCTTGCGACGCTGGGGACGTTGATCGGCGCACTGATCGGCGTTCCTCTTGGCGTTCTTGCTGCGGTCAAGCGCGGCAGCATCGCCGACCAGATCGTCCGCGTCATCGGCCTCGTCGGCTATTCCGTGCCGATCTTCTGGCTGGCGCTTCTGGCACTCCTGGTCTTCTACGCGCGACTAAAGTGGGTCGCCTATCCCGGCCGCATCGACGTCGTCTACGAATACACCTTCTCGCCGATCACCGGCTTCTACCTCGTCGACGCGCTCTGGCAGCGGCAATGGGACGTGTTCCGGGACGTCTTCCGTCACATCATCCTGCCGGCCTCGCTGCTCGGCTATTTCTCGCTCGCCTATATCAGCCGGATGACCCGCAGCTTCATGCTGAACGAGCTGCAGCAGGAATATATCGTCGCCGCCCGGGCGAAGGGGCTTTCCGAGGCGCGGATCATCTGGGGCCATGCGCTGCGCAATGCGGCCGTGCCGCTCGTCACGGTGATCGCACTTTCCTATGCCGGGCTGCTCGAAGGCTCGGTACTGACCGAGACCGTCTTCGCCTGGCCGGGGCTTGGCCTCTACATCACCAATTCGCTGCAGAATGCCGACATGAACGCCGTGCTCGGTGGCACGATCATCATCGGTTCGGTCTTCATCGGCATCAATCTCCTGTCCGATCTGCTCTACCGGACGCTTGACCCGAGGACGCGCGCCCGATGA
- a CDS encoding ABC transporter substrate-binding protein, with the protein MMHKLNGRFRLLTASAALALAMGAAQPAFAETPADTLVEGFAFDDIITMDPGEAFELSTAEVTSNTYSLLVRLDLNDTSRVVGDLADSWTVSDDGLTYTFKLKQGMKFASGNPITAEDVAYSFERAVKLDKSPAFILTQFGLNGDNVTEKAKATDEQTFVFTVDQPYAPSFVLNCLTATVASVVDKKLVLEHVKPMTPTAEYKYDNDFGNEWLKTGYAGSGAFKLREWRANEVVVLERNEAYYGEPAKLARVIYRHMKESSGQRLALEAGDIDVARNLEPGDYEAVGKNADLATTSAPKGTVYYISLNEKNEKLAKPEVQKAFKYLVDYDAIGATLIKGIGEIHQSFLPKGVLGALNENPYTFDVAKAKELLAKAGYPDGFTVTMDVRNTQPVTGVAESFQQTLGQAGVKLEIIPGDGKQTLTKYRARNHDMYIGQWGMDYFDPHSNADTFTNNPDNSDAGTNKTLAWRNAWDVPELSKKTKEALLERDGAKRAEIYKELQKSVLDDSPFVIIFQQTEVAGLRGSLKGFKLGPSFDTNYVWNVSKE; encoded by the coding sequence ATGATGCATAAGCTCAATGGACGTTTTCGACTTCTGACTGCTTCCGCGGCGCTCGCGCTCGCGATGGGCGCCGCGCAGCCGGCCTTCGCCGAAACGCCGGCGGACACGCTGGTCGAGGGCTTCGCCTTCGACGACATCATCACCATGGATCCGGGCGAAGCCTTCGAGCTTTCGACGGCGGAAGTGACCAGCAACACCTACAGCCTGCTCGTCCGTCTCGACCTCAACGACACGTCAAGGGTGGTCGGTGATCTCGCCGACAGCTGGACGGTTTCCGATGACGGCCTGACCTATACGTTCAAGCTGAAGCAGGGCATGAAATTCGCCTCCGGCAATCCGATCACCGCCGAGGACGTCGCCTATTCCTTCGAGCGGGCCGTCAAGCTCGACAAGAGCCCGGCCTTCATCCTCACCCAGTTCGGGCTCAACGGCGACAACGTCACCGAGAAGGCCAAGGCGACGGACGAGCAAACCTTCGTCTTCACCGTCGACCAGCCCTACGCACCGAGCTTCGTGTTGAACTGCCTAACTGCCACCGTCGCTTCCGTGGTCGACAAGAAGCTGGTGCTCGAGCACGTCAAGCCGATGACGCCGACGGCGGAATACAAATACGACAACGACTTCGGCAATGAATGGCTGAAGACCGGCTATGCGGGTTCGGGGGCGTTCAAGCTGCGCGAGTGGCGCGCCAACGAAGTCGTGGTTCTGGAGCGCAACGAGGCTTATTACGGTGAGCCGGCGAAACTCGCCCGGGTCATCTATCGCCACATGAAGGAAAGCTCCGGCCAGCGGCTGGCGCTCGAGGCGGGGGATATCGATGTTGCCCGCAATCTCGAGCCGGGCGACTACGAGGCGGTCGGGAAGAATGCCGATCTCGCGACGACCAGCGCGCCGAAGGGCACGGTTTACTATATCAGCCTCAATGAGAAGAACGAGAAGCTGGCAAAGCCCGAGGTGCAGAAGGCATTCAAATATCTGGTCGACTACGACGCGATCGGCGCCACGCTGATCAAGGGCATCGGCGAGATCCACCAGAGCTTCCTGCCGAAGGGCGTTCTCGGAGCTTTGAACGAGAACCCCTACACCTTCGACGTTGCCAAGGCGAAGGAACTGCTGGCCAAAGCCGGCTATCCGGACGGCTTCACCGTCACCATGGATGTGCGCAACACGCAGCCGGTCACGGGTGTAGCCGAATCCTTCCAGCAGACGCTGGGACAGGCCGGCGTGAAGCTCGAGATCATTCCGGGCGACGGTAAGCAGACGCTGACCAAATACCGTGCCCGCAACCACGACATGTATATCGGCCAGTGGGGCATGGATTATTTCGATCCTCACTCCAATGCCGACACCTTCACCAACAATCCGGATAATTCCGACGCGGGTACGAACAAGACGCTCGCCTGGCGCAATGCCTGGGACGTTCCGGAACTCAGCAAAAAGACCAAGGAAGCGCTTCTCGAGCGCGACGGCGCCAAGCGTGCGGAGATCTACAAGGAACTGCAGAAGAGCGTTCTTGACGACAGCCCCTTCGTCATCATCTTCCAGCAGACGGAGGTCGCGGGCCTGCGAGGCAGCCTGAAGGGCTTCAAGCTGGGTCCGAGCTTCGACACCAACTACGTCTGGAACGTCTCCAAGGAATAG
- a CDS encoding dipeptidase — MQAVFDGHNDVLLRLWQHARGGTDPIAEFVEGTDKGHIDAPRAKAGGLAGGLCAIYIPSGDLVLRTPDRNGHYATPLSEPLDRLPSLVTAIELADIAMRLDRAGAWRLCRSTGEIHRAIADGIFAAVLHMEGCEAIGPDLAALETFHAAGLRSLGPVWSRHNVFGHGVPFAYPSSPDTGPGLTEAGFELVRACNRLGILIDLAHITEKGFWDVAKTTDQPLVASHSNAHVLTPVARNLTDRQLDAIRESRGLVGLNYATTMLRADGQENAATPLSDMVRHVDYMVERVGIDCVALGSDFDGATIPEEIADAAGNQKLVAALKGAGYGDRELTRICRENWLRVLGQAWHEAT; from the coding sequence ATGCAGGCGGTTTTCGACGGCCATAACGACGTGCTTTTGCGCCTTTGGCAGCATGCGCGCGGTGGAACCGACCCGATCGCCGAATTCGTCGAAGGGACGGACAAGGGCCATATCGATGCGCCGCGCGCCAAAGCGGGCGGCCTCGCCGGCGGCCTGTGCGCCATCTATATTCCATCGGGCGATCTGGTCTTGCGAACGCCGGACAGGAACGGCCACTACGCGACGCCTTTGTCCGAGCCGCTCGACCGCTTGCCGTCGCTGGTTACGGCGATCGAGCTTGCCGACATCGCCATGAGGCTTGACCGGGCCGGGGCCTGGCGGCTCTGCCGCTCGACCGGCGAAATCCACCGGGCGATCGCCGACGGCATCTTTGCGGCCGTCCTGCATATGGAAGGCTGCGAGGCGATCGGGCCGGACCTCGCCGCGCTCGAGACCTTTCATGCGGCCGGCTTGCGCTCGCTCGGACCGGTCTGGAGCCGCCACAATGTCTTCGGCCACGGCGTGCCCTTCGCCTATCCGTCGTCGCCGGACACGGGGCCGGGCCTCACCGAGGCCGGCTTCGAACTGGTGCGAGCCTGCAATCGGCTCGGCATCCTGATCGATCTCGCCCACATCACCGAAAAGGGATTCTGGGACGTGGCAAAGACCACCGACCAGCCGCTCGTCGCCAGCCATTCCAATGCCCATGTCCTGACACCGGTCGCCCGCAACCTCACGGACAGGCAGCTCGATGCCATCCGTGAGAGCCGCGGCCTGGTCGGGCTCAACTATGCGACGACCATGCTGCGCGCCGATGGCCAGGAAAATGCGGCGACGCCGCTCTCCGACATGGTGCGCCACGTCGACTACATGGTCGAGCGGGTCGGCATCGACTGCGTAGCGCTCGGCTCGGACTTCGATGGGGCGACGATTCCCGAGGAAATTGCCGATGCCGCGGGCAATCAGAAGCTCGTTGCGGCGCTCAAGGGCGCCGGATATGGTGACCGCGAGCTGACAAGAATATGCCGCGAGAACTGGCTGAGAGTTCTGGGGCAGGCTTGGCACGAGGCTACCTGA
- a CDS encoding alpha/beta hydrolase, with the protein MGRALLCVGLMLSLSGCGGRPVGVLVPSGTAAGASEVDLLVATTRAQSEEPGVLFSGERAPELSLTEIVVSIPPEKNRKVGQVQWPKKLPADPSRDFSTVSVKPLEPGPETQAWLNGHLPKNRRVLIFVHGFNNRFEDAVYRYAQIVHDSGADVAPVIFTWPSRASIFDYNYDKESTNYSRDALEELLQRASKNPSVGEITLMAHSMGSWVTVEALRQMAIRDGRVAPKITDVILASPDLDVDVFTKQMQAMGKSRPKFTLFVSRDDRALTLSRRISGNIDRLGQIDPSVEPYRSQLERAGITVLDLTALKGGDRLNHGKFAESPEVVQLLGNRLIAGQTVTDSDVGLGERVGAVALGTAQTVGSAASVAVSTPIMIFDPRTRRNYDAQLRRFGQSVGNTVGSTVTP; encoded by the coding sequence ATGGGCCGCGCCTTACTTTGCGTGGGGCTGATGCTTTCCCTCTCCGGCTGCGGCGGACGTCCGGTCGGTGTCCTTGTTCCCTCCGGCACGGCCGCGGGCGCCTCGGAAGTGGACCTCCTGGTGGCGACCACCCGCGCCCAGTCCGAAGAGCCGGGCGTCCTCTTCAGCGGCGAGCGCGCCCCGGAGCTTTCGCTGACCGAAATCGTCGTCTCGATCCCTCCCGAAAAGAACCGCAAGGTCGGCCAGGTGCAGTGGCCGAAGAAGCTGCCGGCCGATCCGAGCCGCGATTTTTCCACCGTCAGCGTCAAACCGCTGGAGCCCGGGCCGGAGACGCAGGCCTGGCTGAATGGCCATCTGCCGAAGAACCGGCGTGTGCTGATCTTCGTCCACGGCTTCAACAACCGCTTCGAGGACGCCGTCTACCGCTACGCCCAGATCGTCCACGATTCCGGCGCCGACGTCGCCCCGGTCATCTTCACCTGGCCGTCGCGCGCCAGCATCTTCGACTACAACTACGACAAGGAGAGCACCAACTATTCGCGCGATGCGCTCGAAGAGCTGCTGCAGCGGGCCTCGAAGAACCCTTCGGTCGGCGAGATCACCCTGATGGCGCATTCCATGGGCTCGTGGGTCACCGTCGAAGCGCTCCGGCAGATGGCGATCCGCGATGGCCGCGTCGCCCCCAAGATCACCGACGTCATTCTCGCCTCGCCCGATCTCGACGTCGATGTCTTCACAAAGCAGATGCAGGCCATGGGCAAGTCGCGGCCGAAGTTCACGCTCTTCGTCTCTCGCGACGACCGAGCCTTGACCCTCTCGCGGCGGATCTCCGGCAATATCGACCGGCTGGGGCAGATCGACCCCTCGGTCGAGCCCTATCGGAGCCAGCTCGAGAGGGCAGGCATCACGGTGCTCGACCTGACGGCGCTCAAGGGCGGCGACAGGCTCAACCACGGCAAGTTCGCCGAAAGCCCGGAAGTCGTGCAGTTGCTCGGCAACCGGCTGATCGCCGGACAGACCGTGACCGATTCGGATGTCGGCCTTGGCGAACGGGTGGGAGCGGTCGCGCTCGGCACGGCGCAGACCGTCGGCAGCGCCGCGAGCGTCGCCGTTTCGACGCCGATCATGATCTTCGATCCGCGCACACGGCGAAATTACGACGCTCAACTGCGTCGTTTCGGTCAATCGGTGGGGAATACCGTCGGTTCGACCGTCACGCCGTAA
- a CDS encoding DMT family transporter, whose amino-acid sequence MLYTVLVIAIVFEVLGTSAMQAAQHFTRLAPTVLMVVCYAVAFFFLSYTLRYIPVGIAYALWSGLGIVLISGVGYITFGQKLDLAAILGLALIIAGVLVLNLFSKSTFH is encoded by the coding sequence ATGCTCTACACCGTTCTGGTGATCGCCATCGTCTTCGAAGTGCTCGGCACCTCGGCCATGCAGGCGGCGCAGCATTTTACGCGGCTCGCGCCGACCGTGCTGATGGTGGTCTGCTATGCCGTCGCCTTCTTCTTCCTGTCCTATACGCTGCGCTACATTCCCGTAGGCATCGCCTATGCGCTGTGGAGCGGCCTCGGCATCGTGCTGATTTCAGGGGTGGGCTACATCACGTTCGGCCAGAAGCTCGACCTCGCGGCGATTCTCGGCCTGGCGCTGATCATCGCCGGCGTCCTGGTTCTCAATCTCTTCTCGAAGTCCACCTTCCATTGA